A stretch of DNA from Triticum dicoccoides isolate Atlit2015 ecotype Zavitan chromosome 2A, WEW_v2.0, whole genome shotgun sequence:
tgtttatgaattagagaaaaaatgttcaggaatcaaaacatgttcatgatttttaaaaacTATTCGagtattcaaaacatattcatTATACAAATTAAAGAAATTTTCATGAAATTTTGAAAACAAAGTTCACAACATTTATAAAATGTTCCTGTATTTCAGAAATTAGAAATAACTTCATCTTTTTGAAAAATGATcgttgattcaaaaaatgtttgtcaaAACAATAAAATGTCAGTGAATTACAAATATTGTTgccaaatttgaaaaaatgttcatcgataAAAAAAATTATGAGTTCTGAAACGATGTTCAAGATTTCAAAACATGATTTATAAAAACATTACGAAAATGTGAaaactattcaaaattttgaaaaaatcacgatttaaaaaacaaaaacacaaattcAAAACATGTCGATGATGACAAGAAACACTTACAATTCTATCaacagttcatgaatttgaaagatGTAcatgaaataaaaaaagaaagtaaAGTAAAAAAATAATAGGAAACgagaaatagaaaatagaaaaaaatcaaaaagtgaaaatcaaaagagaaaataaaatgtACTTAAAGAAAAGAACGAAAATTAAAAAGGTAGGAAAAACCTGAAAGAAAAGCAGACACTATGGGAAGGTCTAGGAACTTCCTAAAACTCAAAAGGATCTTTCTTTAACATAgtatagacgcaagcgctcatatacacacgcatacactcacccctatgaatgcactcACGCACACCGTACCCTATGAGCACattcgaaagactgagccgacatatcattttgaaatttacgaagtcatcatAGGCACCTCCTcagcgacgggaacgtctccttccactgaatGTGCAtcaccgaaaatcctgaaataaatgcgagcacctggACTTGGACCCTGGTggactggggataccacagtcgctCTAACCATCCAACAACAAGTTGGTGCGCAAACTCAAAAGGATCTTGGTGGGTCGGATCTAGCATATGTAAGGTAGATCAGGTGGTACGTATTAGGTCACTATTTCGCGACCTCCGTGCCTGTTCCCTCCGGGCTTTAGCAAAGCCTCCACTATTGCCGCCTGCGTGCGGCAAATAATGAGAGAATATCTGGTGCACCGGTGCTTGTGATGCTACCGTTGCACGGAACTCACGTTACACATTTTAAAATTTTCTGAAAAAAACCAGCACATTCACACAACACATTGTAGGTTGTCACAGAATTGCAATCAAAAATTGAAACCAACCCAAAAAATAAAAATGGCAAATTCAACATTGAATAGTACATAACATAAGTTTGTTTCTTGATTTGGCGCATTATCACATTGATGTTAAAATTTTCATTTTTGTATCTAAAAAAATATTTTGAATTTTGATATGaatacattgatgttgtgtcaatGTGCTAGATTTGTTTTCAGGGTTTTTTAAAAATGTCCTACGGCATCCAGTACACCGGCAACATTATAAGTGTGGATGCACCGGATACATTCCGGGCAAATTAGAGCTCTCTGTAATCCCGCATATACAGAAGAGGGGAGAACAACAtgctaaatgggccggcccaggtgagcgGCCGGGGCTATCGCCTGCTACAACAGGAAAATGTTTTTCTTTAGAACGCAATGAGAGTCTCTTACACACAAGCAGTGGCGAAGCTTAGTGCAACTCTGGGGGCCGTGCCCCCCACCCCCAGCCAGCTTTGTCAAGCTCCGCCACTCCACACAAGGAAAATGTTGAATAGACAATCACCTCAACACATTGTGTCTACAAATTGTGTCAATTGCAGGAATTAAACATGGATGAGTAAAAACAAACTGTTTGAATGTATTTGTCACAATAATTAAAGTGGATTTAGGATCATGTAGAGTAGAAACTTTAGCAAGGTTCTCAATAATCCACACACAAGAAATCCCAGGAACAATAAATTAAAGACACACAAACAAAAAATATTTGAGGCACATTGCGTCAATTTAACGGGCCCTTGTGGCCTCGTATTGATGGGAGAATGTCCTGCAGAAACCAACATTCAAAGAAAACTTCGTGAAAACCATGTTTagaagtttcaaaaaaatctgaaaaaaaatgtgCGATGTTAAAAGGATGATGTTCTATTGCCATGTGAAATTTTAAGTTAGAACACATTACAGGATGCCAGCTATGGAAAAGACGAATTCTGCTATGAATAGTGACATTACTGTTCAGCACTACTCAATATTGATTTTGTTTTTTCATAGCTCATATCTACTAATGTGTTTGCACTTCAAATTTTCCAATTCAGTAGAACATCACTCTCTTAACATTTcatatttttagattttttttcaaaaatttaaAACATCAATTTCGCGTGGTCTTTGCCCGTTTCCACCAAATGTTGGTTTCATATGATATTTTCCTCGTATTGATATGATATATGGTCATGTAATAGTAACACTTGCTCTTAACGAACCTGAATTGCTGACCGATTGCTCACAGACTTTATTCACTCAGAGACTGGATTACACTCATCTGCTccctccattttgaattacttgtcttagatttatctagatacaaaggtatctaacactaaaatgagtctagatacatccgtatctagacaaatcaagATAAGTAAttgagaacggagggagtacatatacatGACCGAATTCTGCAAATTTATTCAGAGGACATCGAACCGGAGACAGATGGTGTTCTTGTTTCAGAGCTGCACGGGGCTGAGCAGTGGCTTTCCTGCGAAGAAGGCGTCGAGgttgccggcgacaagctcgatcGTGCCGCGGATGGACTCCGGCGTGGCCACGGCCCTGTGCGCCGACAGCACGACGTTGTCCATGGAGAAGAGCTCCGGCGGCACGTTCGGCTCGCTCTCGAACACGTCCAGGCCGGCGCCGCCgatgacgccctcctgcaggcaccTGACCAGCTCCGGCTCGTCCACGAGGCCGCCGCGGCCGACGTTGACCAGCACGCCGTCCTTCCCCAGCGCCTCCATCACCTCCCGGTTCACCACGTGCTTCGTCTCCTCCGTCAGGGCGCAGGACAGAACCAGCACgtcgctgccggcggcgagctcgcgCACGGTGGGGACGAACTCGTACCGCGCCGACGGCTTGGGCGACCTCGAGTTGTAGGAGACGGCGCACCCGAAGGCGGCGAGCCGCCGCGCGATGCGGGAGCCGATGTTGCCCAGCCCCAGGATCCCCACCCGCTTGCCGCTCACCTGCCAACGACTCCATCAGACTCCGGTGATCAAAATTCTCCTCTTGTGCGCGTTCTTTGGAATCATTTGGATGGCCAAGAAAAACTAATTCTAACTACCGCGATTGATGGGGATCCGCGGTTAAATTAACCTTGGAGACGAGGGGATACTCCCCGCCGGCCGGCCAGCTGCCGCGTCGGAAGTACGCGTCTGCAGCGGCGACGCGGCGGAGAGCGGCTATGAGAAGCCCGACGGCGTAGTCGGCCGCGTCGTCAGAGAACGCGCCCCCAGCGTTGGTGACGGCAATcccgcggcggcggcaggcggcaagATCGACGTGTCAACGCCGACGGACGAGGCGAGTACGAGCTCCAGCTTTGGGAGCGCGCCCATGAGCTCGGCGGTCACCGCAGGGAGCTCGACTGTAAGGAGCGCCCGCGCCGAGGCGGCCGTGTCCGCGTCAACATCAGCGAGAGGAAGGAGACTGTACCGAGCTGAGAGCTCCAGCTCAAACTCCGGGATGATGGGGTCGGCCAGGAGCACGACCGGCTTGGATGCATCGGCTTGGGCTCGCGCCGGCGGCCGCATCTCCTCAATCGGCGGTGGGTTCGGTAGGTAGTGACTAGTGAGCCAAgcgaaggggaagaacagagcactACTGCTACTAAAACAGAGTCGTCCAGACTCCAGAGCAGTGGTGGCCAAGAACTAGACAACTAACTACTGTATCTACCTTGGTGGTGAGAGGATAGTCGCCGTCGGCCGCCCACCTGCCGGCCCGGACGTGGGCCTCGGCGGCGGCCAACCGGCGGAGCACGGCGACGACGAGCCCGACGCCGTAGTCGGCCGTGTCGACCGCGAAAGCAGCGCCAGCGTTTGTGACGGCGATCccgcggcgccggcaggcggccagGTTGACGTGGTTGACGCCCACGGAGATGCCCGCCACGAGCCGGAGCGCCGGGAGCGCGGCCAGGTGGTCGTCCGTGACCGGATTGAGCCCGATGAGCAGCGCCCTCCCCTCCGCCACGGTCGCGGCGTCGGCGTCCGCGACCAGAACGAACCGGAAGCGCCCGGCCAGCGCCGCGGCGAACTCCGGGAAGAGCGGCTGCCCCAGGAGCACCAGCGGCCTCTCGTCGGCGGGCGGCGTCGTGTTTTCCATCGGTCCGTGGAGGTAGGAATGGTATCGCTATCGCCTATCAGACTACCGGCTGCTTTGGAGGGACAGAGACAAAGCCACCAGCAGACATCGGTTGCTGGACCAAATGTGGCTATTCCTAAGAACAACTCCAACCGATACGGACAAGTGCCGGCCCAACCCGGGGACCCAAACTGAAATCGAGATGTCTCGGTGTCCGCCTAAACGTATTTTAGACCCAAATTTTCATCTTATTTGCGTCGTCCGCTCAGTGTTCACCTCGGTCCCATCTGTCGGCCGTCCAACCACCGCTCGTGTGCGGGGTGTCGACGTCATCCACTTCCCTCCCCCGtccacatctaaccaagcttgccccCCTCATCCATGACAGGCAAAACCTAACTAGCCATGGGGTTCTTCAACAAGGGCAAGCGAAAGTTCTGACCTATCGCCACCTCGTCCCGCGCGTCGTCACTGTCACCACCGACTCCTCGCGCGGCGGGCCATCATGAAAAAGGCAGCGCGCTGTACATCCCGGTGCACCAGACGCAGTGGCACTGGGAATACCGGTAGCCGCTGGCCTATCCAGATGTCTACATGCCCCATTATTGGCATCTGGACACGCACCGTATTTCAGTGCCGGCGATGCCCCGGTCGGTGCGGGCGCACACCGAGGAGATGCGCAGACGCCATGGGTTACTGACGTCGGAGCAACGGCGGCTCCCATACGTGTTGAACACTCCCAACTAGGAGGTCTGGTTCGCGCTAGAGCTCGAGGCATCGGCGTCGACGACCAAGACGAACCGGAAGCGCCCGACCAGCGTCGCGGCGACCTCCAGGAAGAGCGGTTGCCCCAGAAGCACCAGCGGCCTCTCGCCGGGGGGCGGCGGCGTGTTTTCCATCACTCCGTGAAGAAGGGAATGGTATCGCTATCGGAGTATCAGTACTAGTAGAAACCtctatttttttttttttgcgatggagtAGAAACCTCTATTTATCAATGTCAGTTTGGTCTTTCGAAAATGCTCATAGGAGTAGGGtatgtgtgtgcgttcataggggtaagtgtatgcacgtgtatatgaatGTCTGTACTAATGTTAAAAAAAAGAAACCTCTATTTATCGGTTGTGGTGAAACATGCACGGTTGGTTTGCTTTTAGATTTGTGCAGCAGACATGGGTTGGTGGTGGACTAATCAATGCCAGTTTTATTCTTTGTGATGAAGAGCTCGCGGTCAGTGACGATCGACATTCTTTGTGCTCAGTCGGAGACGACGACGGGCGTAAGCAGCGGGGCGCCGGCGAAGAAGGCCTCCAGGTTGCCGGCGACGAGGTGGTCGAGGTCGGCTATGGACTCCGGGGTGAACGCGGCCCAGTGAGGCGTCAGCACGACGTTGTCCATGGCCATCAGCTCAGCCGGCACGTCTGGCTCGTCCTCGAACACGTCCAGCCCGGCGCCGGCGAGCCTGCCCTCCGCGAGCGCCCTCACCAGCTCCCCCTCGTCCACGTTCGGGCCGCGCGCCACGTTCACCACCACGCCGCCGCTCCCCAGCGCGTCCAGCACGCGCCTGTCCACGACGTGCCGGGTCTCGGCGGTCAGAGCGCACGCGACGACGAGCACGTCGGAGCACGCGGCAAGGTCGCGCACCGCGGGGTGGTAGCAGTACGAGACGTCGTGTTTCCGGCCGCGGGAGTGGTAGGAGACGACGCAGCCGAACGCCTCCAGCCTCCTCGCGACTGCCGATCCGATGCTGCCGAGGCCGACGATGCCCACGCGCTTCCCGCGGAGCGTAGACCCGAGGGGCAGGAAGTCGCCGCGCTCCGGCCAGAGCCCCCGCCGCACGTACCTGTCGGCCGCCGATACGCGCCGGAGGACGTCGATGACCAGGGCGACGGCGTGGTCGGCGACGTCGGAGGAGTAGACCCCGGCCGCGTTGGCCACGGCGACGCCGCGGCGCGCGCACTCGGGGAGGTCGATGTGGTTGAGGCCTGCACTGACCGTGACGACGCAGCGCAGCGACGGGACGGCGTCCAGGAAAGCCGCGTCGACGCGGACGCCCCCGCCCGGGACGAGGGCCAGGCGCGGTGGGTCGTCGTCGGCAgccgcggcggcgaggaaggcTTCCATCGAGAGCGACGAGGCGTGGCGGTCGAGGAGGCTGAAGCGGGCGGCGAGACCGGCGAGGGAGGCCGGCGAGAGGCGGCAGAGCACCAGCACCCGCCGCGTCGCTGCCATCGTACGTTGTCGCGCGAGAAGAGGGCGTGAAGGGCGGCCAGGCAGTTGATCTGGAGTTGCAGTTGGGAACCGAAGCCATTTCTGTTGGGATAAAGAATGCGGGGTTGCCGTCGGGGGCGCCACCGTGAACACTGGAAATGACGATGAAAGCGGACTGGATCCAACAGCTAAACGTAGTTTCCAAATTTATTTTACAAGAAAACTAGGACTTTGTCACTGATTATTTCGTATATGGCATATGGGAGCATGTGCTCCCCGATTCAAAATCAACATTTAATTTATAAAATTTGTGAAAACATCACAATGTATAATATCACTCATATGCTCAGATGATGTATCTatcactaaaatacgtctagatacatccatatcaggCACAATCAGTATTGGACGAAGGAGTAAAAAAATGTGTGAACATTTCTAGAAACTTCAAGCATTAATTGAAATGCAATTTGCTTTTAAATTGtgagaaaacatgaacatttttcgaaattgtGAACAACATGAATAACATTGGTTTTTaccatttatgccactagttgtctcTCACTACTCGGTTTTGCAATTAGAAGTTACACCTGCTCAAAAATGTCATCGGTAAGTTAGTACTTGCTAAAAAAAGCCATCGTTCGGTTAGATATTTGCTTAAAAATAACATTAGACACTCTTACTATCAGGTCAAACCTGTTGACCATATTATATGGTCAAAATACCCCTAGACCCATCTATCGGCTCTCTCAATCTCACAATAATAAATGTGGGACCCACCTATCAGGAGTAAGCAAGCAAAGAGATTTAGAGGAAAATAAGAACGTTATTGGAGATCGAGTGAGACCCACACTTTaccgtagtgagatagagggagagttgGCATGTGGGTCCATGGGTATTTTGGCCATATAAATGATAAATGGGTTTTGAGTTGACAGTAATGGTGTGTGATGGCATTTTTTAGCATGCGTCTAATAGAGTGATGGCATTTTTGAGGAGTTGAAACTCCTAATGCAAAACTGAGAAGAAATCACCCAGTttggggaaccttctagaaggttcacaAAACCCGGTCTTGTAGTAGTTTTGCTACATGCAGAGCGGCTCCATTTACCTCTCTTGCTCCCCTCGCATgtgtgtttcctcgacaatttcacATTGTGTGCTTCAAATAGAAATAGGAGCAACTAATCAAGGAGTACTCCTTCGGCAGCCCCCGCAACAATCACTTAGGATGGAATGGGAGCCCGCCACTTGGCACACTCTCAGCCGTCGCCACGTGTCGCATTCTGGGCGTTCCTTtaagattttatttatttttaatttttatgtACATGTTTTCAGCTTTTAGATGATTTTTTCGGGGGTTTTCCAGTTTCCCTTGGTTTTTCTTAGGTTTTAGACAAAAAGGTGAAAAACAATTGACGCAAAAAACACGGTTTTTTCTTCTTCCACAAGAGGCGCATATTTACTCCTCATGGAGGCACGAATTTGCTTACGTGAgttgcacggccgtgactctcgcaaaaggggaaaatgtgtttttttccttccacgagaggcacataTTTATTTCTCGTGGAGGTACgaatttgcttccgtgagaggcatagccgtgcctctcagaaaaggAATAAAACACATTCTCTTCCTTGTTTTCCTTCTTTGAGAGACAGAGTTTCACTTTTTCTGAAGGCACATATTTTCTTAcatgagaggcacggtcgtgcttaTTGCAAaaggaaaaaacatgttttctttttctttttctttctgcgAGAGGCATAGATTTACTTCTCGTTGAGTCTCGGATTtccttccgccagaggcacggctgtgcctctcgagaaagaagaaaacacatttttttcctacCATGAAAGGAATGGACTTACTTCTCGCATAGCcacggatttgcttccgcgagagagaaagggaaaaaatgtgttttcttcccttccacgagaggcacatgTTTACTTATCTTGGAGGCagtatttgcttccgcgagaggcacgacctCTCGGAAAGGGAGAAAACATGCTCTATGTTCGGGTTTTTTGTCCGGTTTTTTCGTGACAAAAAAGTTTATCGAGACCTATAACATATGTTCGAATttacgaaaaaaggaaaaacttcTGGGTTGCGACAAGGGGCGCACATGCAGTGCAATATTTGTGGCAACCTGTGGAGGGTGGGAGTGACTTTTGCAAaaggtactccttaattagtgattgttggaaatatgccctagaggcaataataaaatagttattattatatttccttgttcatgataattgtctattgttcatgctataattgtgttatccgaaaatcgtaatacatgtgtgaatacatagaccacaacatgtccctattgagcctctagttgactagctcgttgatcaatagatggttacgatttcctaaccatggacattggatgtcattgataacgggatcacatcattaggagaatgatgtgatggacaagacccaatcctaagcatagcacaagatcgtgtagttcgtctgctagagcttttctaagtgtcaagtatcatttccttagaccatgagattgtgcaactcccggataccgtaggaatgctttgggtgtaccaaacgtcacaacgtaactgggtggctataaaggtacactacaggtatctccgaaagtatctgttgggttgccatgaatcgagactgggatttgtcactccgtatgacggagaggtatctctgggcccacttggtaatgcatcatcataatgagctcagtgtgactaagtagttggtcacgggatcatgcattatggaacgagtaaagtgacttgccggtaatgagattgaacgaggtattgggatatcgacgatcaaatctcgggcaaataacgtaccgattgacaaagggaattgtatacgggattgcttgaatcctcgacatcgtggttcatccgatgagatcatcgtggaacatgtgggagtcaacatgggtatccagatcccgctgttggttattggtcggagagttgtctcggtcatgtctgcatggttcccgaaccagtagggtctacacacttaaggttcgatgacgctagggttattaggaagacttgtatgtgattatggaatgttgttcggagtcccggatgagatcccggacgtcatgaggagttccgaaatggtccggaggtgaagatttatatgtaggaagttgtcatacggtcaccggaaaggttcgggggcatatcggtattgtaccggggccaccggaggggttccgggggtccaccgggaggggccacctctctcggagggcctaatgggctgtagagaaaagggaaccagccctacatgggcttgGCGCATCCCCCccatgggcccatgcgcctagggttgggggggaaaccctaaggggggcgccccccttgcttgttgggcaagccccctccccttggacgccccccctctagatctcatctagagggggccggcccccttcctccttcccctatatatagaggggcaaggggagggctgcacaccacatctaaggcgtagcccctcccctccccaacacctctcctcctccgcaagagcttggcgaagccctgccggagtactgctgctccaccaccaccacgcctcatgctgctgttggagccctcttcctcaacctctccctcctccttgctggatcaaggcgcaggagacgtcctcgctccgtacgtgtgttgaacgcggaggtgccgtccgttcggcgctaggatcatcggtgatttggatcacgaggagtacgactccatcatcccgttctcttgaacgcttccgctcgcgatctataagggtatgtagatgcactcctcttcccctcgttgctagatgactccatagattgatcttggtgatgcgtagaaaattttaaatttctactacgttccccaacaatgatttCATAGGAAATACGCCACATCCCAAGTAGAACTTTTTAAAGGGTTGGTTTGGTGTGGCCCATTATCAAGTATTTTCCTTTTTCCGTTTTTGAATCATGAATTAATATTTATTTCATCTTTTCTACTTAAATAGAACTTGATGTTATGTTGTCTACCTCGTTCTTGGTCCAACCTCACTTACGTTTCACTCATGCCGGTTGTGTTGTTGCTTCCTTGCACATCCTAGGTCTGTCTTTCCTCATCCCCATCTCCTTTCTCAAGATTTATTCATGTCTATATTAATCAACAAGATCTTTTCTGTTGCTAATGTGTTGATGCCGAAATTGACCATGGTAGGCTCTAGATTGACCTGAAGGTCTCGTGTTCCAAGTTTTCTaaggcctcaacaattcatggtgttgACTTCTAGCTTCTTTACCAGGTTCTTTCATGTTTTTTTGTAACAGTCGGTAATAGGAAATTCTATTGGTCACCAATAAATTCTGCTAGCATTCAGAAAAGATGAATTTGCAAATAAACGTTGAGACTACGTTAAATAGATTTCGTATGCATATATTAACACAACATACTACACGATTCAAACACTATCTGATATTTTTCCCGATTATCTACATGTGAAAATATATACATATAGTTTTTATACTTCCCCACTATCTGCTACTTTTTAAATTGTATAGTTGTTCATAATCATGATTTGCAATTTCAGAATTGAAAAGGTTTCAGTAAATATGTTTCTAATCACTTATCTTATTTGATTGCTCGCAATCTTCATGTGGTTCATCGGTTCACCTTACAAATAAATATGTTTATATTTCTGATATCTTTTATTATATTGTTGATGTAACATGCGTTTGTCCTTCCATATATTTTTCGATGTAGGGAAGAAAAAACAGATTTTCCTTTCCGATGTAGAGGAAAGATCGGCTATAGGCTAAATTCGTAACACATACATGGAGTTTAACTAATATAAATCAGCTATTCACATCTCTTGTTCTAATGTCTAATCACATCAGTTATGGTTGCACCATTTCTTACTAATAGGAGGTCTCTGCATCGCGTCCTCAATTACGCCAACATGCGTCCAATAGGAGATCTCTGCATCGCCTATTGCGACCATGAAATCTCACGTCACCCATCCAAGCACTTAAATCGGCCCGACCCAGCGCACAACAACAAGTGCGAGCCAGCGCAAACGGCTGAGATCCTTTTTaactaactttttttccttttctttcttaatTTTCAAATATGTTCACAATAAATGTGAATTATAATATGTTCAataatttgaaccattgttcatgaATTGATGGATTGTTCATTAATTCAAAAAATAtcttgaatttgaaaaatattctagAATATCAAAAACATTCATGAATTTATAGAAAAAAGGAGaactgaaaaatgttcatgaattaaaaaaaatcaagGATTTAAAATGTTCAtggctttaaaaatatttgtacaATTTTAAAACTGAACTTTAAAAAAATTCAATTtaaaattttcatgaattttaaaactGACCAATAAAAACAGAAATGAAAAATAATAACCTAAAAACTTGTAAGAGAAAACAGAGAAAtaggaagaaaataaaaaaattgtatgaaacCCTCCTAAAACCGATATATAGAATTTTGGGCAGGCATTGCTCTTAGCAAGCGCTAGCTCGGCGTCGGTAGTGGAAAAATCTTGTCGACTGGCATGGGGCAGCTCATTAGCAGGTATTTTTGTTTGTTCGTTGCTAAAATctcaaaataatattttataaatgtAATATACTATGTTTATGGATGATAAATTTGTTCTACGTTTTTTCAAAGTGTTCACGTCTTTTGAAAATTATTCATGTAATTAAATATTGCTTGCGAATTTTTGCAAAATGTTCGTCTAATTTTAAGAAGTGTTTAGCTATTTCACAAAAAAATTGATGTGTTTTTAAGGTGTTCATGCTTTTTTGAAAAATGGTCGTGTAAATTTAAAAAGAGTTCACGCATTTTTACAAAACATCGTGTGATAAAAAAGTGTCATATGCCCAAATTGAAAGCATGTCATTGTCTTGAATGGATCATATGTATTGGCATATCTCTCATGGTCGCGGAGTGCTGAATTGATCGTATGTTTTGTCGAGCTCCAGGGAGatggagggggaggaggagatgaaatttaaggacgaggaggagatggagatggagaatcAGCAGGAAGATGGCGAGCTCGAGCCGTGAGATATGGAGTGGCGGTTAGCCGATGCCATTTCCGTTGCGATAAAGAATGTGGCGTTCCTGTCGGGGGCGCCACAATGAATGGGTACACAAGAGATGAAGAGATGACGAGGAAAGCCGAGTGGATGCAACGGGTAAACGTATTCTTCCAAAATTACAACGATGAGAAGACAACGGTATCACACACGAGGAAagtaaaagcaaaaaaaaaaattgAATAGTTGTATAAATTATGTTGTTTGCAAAATCAAATAATTTAAAGTTTTTTAGGAAACTGATTAAGGAAAAATAGGAAACTAAATATATACTAAAAATATTAAAGGAAAatttacaaataaaataaaacatTCAGGTA
This window harbors:
- the LOC119352823 gene encoding glyoxylate/hydroxypyruvate reductase HPR3-like, whose protein sequence is MENTTPPADERPLVLLGQPLFPEFAAALAGRFRFVLVADADAATVAEGRALLIGLNPVTDDHLAALPALRLVAGISVGVNHVNLAACRRRGIAVTNAGAAFAVDTADYGVGLVVAVLRRLAAAEAHVRAGRWAADGDYPLTTKVSGKRVGILGLGNIGSRIARRLAAFGCAVSYNSRSPKPSARYEFVPTVRELAAGSDVLVLSCALTEETKHVVNREVMEALGKDGVLVNVGRGGLVDEPELVRCLQEGVIGGAGLDVFESEPNVPPELFSMDNVVLSAHRAVATPESIRGTIELVAGNLDAFFAGKPLLSPVQL
- the LOC119358674 gene encoding glyoxylate/hydroxypyruvate/pyruvate reductase 2KGR-like; the encoded protein is MEAFLAAAAADDDPPRLALVPGGGVRVDAAFLDAVPSLRCVVTVSAGLNHIDLPECARRGVAVANAAGVYSSDVADHAVALVIDVLRRVSGKRVGIVGLGSIGSAVARRLEAFGCVVSYHSRGRKHDVSYCYHPAVRDLAACSDVLVVACALTAETRHVVDRRVLDALGSGGVVVNVARGPNVDEGELVRALAEGRLAGAGLDVFEDEPDVPAELMAMDNVVLTPHWAAFTPESIADLDHLVAGNLEAFFAGAPLLTPVVVSD